Proteins from a genomic interval of Pseudomonas asplenii:
- a CDS encoding ABC transporter ATP-binding protein, with protein sequence MSSALSIRQLTKTYGNGFQALSGIDLDVAEGDFFALLGPNGAGKSTTIGILSTLVNKTSGTVNVFGHDLDRQPAALKRSIGVVPQEFNFNQFEKTFDIVVTQAGYYGIPAKIAKERAEQYLTQLGLWDKRDVPSRSLSGGMKRRLMIARALVHEPRLLILDEPTAGVDIELRRSMWTFLTELNEKGITIILTTHYLEEAEQLCRNIGIIDHGTIVQNTSMRQLLSQLHVETFLLDLKHAQTVAPTLIGYSSRLLDSHTLEVQVDKSVGITALFGQLATQQIEVLSLRNKTNRLEELFVSLVEKNLSKVAI encoded by the coding sequence ATGAGTTCCGCTCTGTCCATCCGGCAGCTAACCAAAACCTACGGCAACGGTTTCCAGGCCCTGAGTGGTATTGATCTGGACGTGGCCGAAGGTGATTTCTTCGCCTTGCTCGGCCCCAACGGTGCCGGAAAATCCACCACTATCGGCATTCTCTCGACCCTGGTGAACAAGACCAGCGGTACGGTGAATGTGTTCGGCCACGACCTGGACCGGCAACCGGCCGCGCTCAAGCGCAGCATCGGCGTGGTGCCGCAGGAGTTCAACTTCAACCAGTTCGAGAAGACTTTCGACATCGTCGTGACCCAGGCGGGCTACTACGGCATTCCGGCGAAAATCGCCAAGGAGCGTGCCGAGCAGTACCTGACCCAACTGGGCCTATGGGACAAGCGCGACGTGCCATCACGTTCGCTGTCCGGCGGCATGAAGCGCCGACTGATGATCGCCCGGGCGCTGGTGCACGAGCCGCGTCTGCTGATCCTCGATGAGCCGACCGCCGGGGTGGACATCGAACTGCGGCGTTCGATGTGGACCTTCCTCACCGAGCTGAACGAGAAAGGCATCACCATCATCCTCACTACCCATTACCTGGAAGAGGCCGAGCAGCTGTGCCGCAATATCGGCATCATCGATCACGGCACCATCGTCCAGAACACCAGCATGCGCCAGTTGCTCAGCCAACTGCATGTCGAGACCTTCCTGCTCGATCTCAAGCACGCACAGACGGTCGCGCCGACCTTGATCGGCTATTCGAGCCGGCTGCTCGACAGCCACACCCTGGAAGTGCAGGTCGATAAATCCGTGGGCATCACTGCATTGTTCGGCCAACTGGCCACGCAGCAGATCGAAGTCCTCAGCCTGCGTAACAAAACCAATCGCCTCGAGGAGTTGTTCGTGTCCCTGGTGGAAAAAAATCTGTCGAAGGTGGCGATATGA
- a CDS encoding glutathione S-transferase family protein, with protein MLKIWGRKNSSNVRKVLWIAEELGLSYESIDAGGAFGVVNTAQYLEKNPNGLVPMIEDGDFVLWESNTIVRYLAAKHAAHSAWSPTDLQVRAHAEKWMDWTTSSFAAPFRTVFLGVLRTPVEQQDWTAINAALKTCGELLAMVERTLAEQPYLSGQEIGMGDIPLGSFIYAWFEMPIERPALPHLSAWYERLKQRPAYQRAVMTALT; from the coding sequence ATGCTGAAGATCTGGGGTCGGAAGAATTCATCGAATGTCAGGAAGGTACTGTGGATTGCCGAAGAGTTGGGGCTGTCCTACGAGTCCATCGATGCCGGTGGGGCCTTTGGTGTCGTGAACACTGCGCAATACCTTGAAAAGAATCCCAATGGCCTGGTGCCGATGATCGAGGATGGTGACTTCGTCCTGTGGGAGTCCAACACCATCGTCCGCTACCTGGCGGCCAAGCATGCCGCCCACTCCGCCTGGTCGCCGACGGATTTGCAGGTGCGGGCCCACGCCGAGAAGTGGATGGACTGGACCACGTCGTCATTCGCTGCACCGTTTCGCACGGTGTTCCTGGGTGTCTTGCGCACGCCGGTCGAGCAGCAGGACTGGACCGCCATCAACGCGGCCTTGAAAACCTGTGGTGAGCTGCTGGCCATGGTCGAGCGGACTCTGGCTGAACAACCCTACCTGTCGGGCCAGGAAATCGGCATGGGTGACATTCCCCTGGGCAGCTTTATCTACGCCTGGTTCGAAATGCCCATCGAACGGCCAGCACTGCCTCATTTGAGTGCCTGGTACGAGCGGCTGAAACAGCGCCCGGCCTACCAGCGTGCAGTGATGACCGCGTTGACCTGA